AAAAACGCGTAAAGCTTAAAAAAGCAGGTAAAAACTACCATGCTTGCTGCCCGTTCCATAATGAGAAAAGCCCTTCTTTTACTGTCAGCCAAGATAAACAGTTCTACCATTGCTTTGGTTGTGGTGCGCACGGTAACGCCATTGGTTTTTTAATGGAATACGACAACCTTGAGTTTGTCGACGCCATTGAAGATTTAGCGGGCTTTTACGGTGTTACAGTACCCAGAGAAGAAGGTGGCAATAATAACGGCCCGACAGCACCTGAGCGTAAAGATTATTACCAACTACTCGAAAGTGTCACGCGCTTCTATCAGTACCAGTTAAAAGAACACCCGAATAAACGTGTGGTTAATGACTATTTAAAGCAGCGCGGACTGTCTGCAGAAGTCATTACTAAATATGCCATTGGGTATGCAGCCCCAGGTTGGGACAACGTATTAAAACGCTTTGGCCGTGACAAACACACCGAAGAACAGTTGCTCACCACTGGTGTATTAATTGAGAACGAAGGTCAATCACGTCGTTACGATCGTTTTCGTGAACGCGTCATGTTCCCGATCCGGGATAAACGTGGACGTGTCATTGGTTATGGTGGTCGAGTACTAGGTGATGAAAAACCAAAATACCTGAATTCACCCGAAACGCCGATCTTCCATAAAGGTAAAGAGCTTTATGGGCTATACGAAGTACGCCAAGCCTATAAAGAGATACCCAAAATTGTCGTGGTTGAAGGGTATATGGACGTGGTGGCATTAGCCCAGTTTGGGATTGATTATGCAGTCGCGTCACTGGGCACATCGACATCTGGCGATCACATGCAGACCTTGTTCCGCAATACCAATGAAGTGATCTGTTGTTACGATGGCGATAAAGCAGGTCGTGCCGCTGCATGGCGTGCGCTCGAAAATGCCTTACCGCAATTACGTGATGGTAAAGATCTCAAATTTGTATTTTTACCCGATGGTGAAGACCCTGATTCATTGGTTCGTAACCAAGGTAAAGATGCACTTGAGCA
This Moritella sp. 5 DNA region includes the following protein-coding sequences:
- the dnaG gene encoding DNA primase; its protein translation is MAGRIPRDFIDGLIGRADIVDIVEKRVKLKKAGKNYHACCPFHNEKSPSFTVSQDKQFYHCFGCGAHGNAIGFLMEYDNLEFVDAIEDLAGFYGVTVPREEGGNNNGPTAPERKDYYQLLESVTRFYQYQLKEHPNKRVVNDYLKQRGLSAEVITKYAIGYAAPGWDNVLKRFGRDKHTEEQLLTTGVLIENEGQSRRYDRFRERVMFPIRDKRGRVIGYGGRVLGDEKPKYLNSPETPIFHKGKELYGLYEVRQAYKEIPKIVVVEGYMDVVALAQFGIDYAVASLGTSTSGDHMQTLFRNTNEVICCYDGDKAGRAAAWRALENALPQLRDGKDLKFVFLPDGEDPDSLVRNQGKDALEQLFKDAQTLPDFLFSRLSQDIDTHTDVGRSKLASQAKPLIEKMPDGFYRGIVLKKLARFLAWDEAKLNKLFTTVATSKPAKKSLQITPIRRAIGLLLQNPHIGFNLPVFDDLKQLKLPGVNILLKLLAQTNSSDQINTAQLLEYWHDTPEQKALIKLAVWDHGADEAVEAEFFDTLFVLSTQVIEQRFSELQLKLAQGGLTKAERLEYKSILDELKSS